The following are encoded in a window of Plasmodium cynomolgi strain B DNA, chromosome 4, whole genome shotgun sequence genomic DNA:
- a CDS encoding hypothetical protein (putative) encodes MRRNTQGSISDTVFQILSIINQHPKNKNVYINKKILISFHTLLIKKKYHLTISKGGICNDLHPTIFHYIHYNASLHLKHYQLSNVSELLRGLSKYLHRVNPSESTKQLVENIFYFHFFSHFNYFYYIRRRGSLDSFGGDHEGGALFPKKSGRIYEREEFPPGGHKKGENFPKKGIHTEGYCHPGERNPSDGIALQVGTPPNGRLTECPLKPSSRCGHPTQRDQVTFGHLNSYVVFLSNHPMYASEKVLHTISLLANKVIQGDISPQLALSFLSSSMNIFDKQKGDRRKILLHRKVNYDILYAIMREWNEQVGGVAPGEVVPGGVAQKGEQRRRVHPTSTHMNDAEKSAPPLFVPNLWTYSHIINVLKILKLKNFLSSKFSFSGDAEDCLVQLFNGAMSLLGRFFTHGSSPDMTGEEVCASPDMLWAEVCASPDMTWEEVCAPHWSTAPTQNELNSIATIYVNMAILLSEVKNSCTLRSSLMPILNSCYSIVRTYYPMLHENMIINLIRGMYYQMAAYSEMSSFRSCFYEMEGVEEEKDDPPYGNYPCGNDRSRNDRSRNGEAPLVVPKEVLHLLGEVTNCMLFPSREEKRLPTNKLIIVLHYLHKVNNICLPFTNNDMLKGRILKLLHEIGKQIKREEATVSKHHLLILLNIELSQRGGQLNVPLLHACLSRLKNGTSDLFQNEAEIILFLYFLKKFREATKIYVDYSQSENPSQQGGTFLFSREETPNRRISLDEVNKMVTQLADKVTRVVFFPWDGTKMGPTRVPSLANSGSSPSSPCSPSRFNQTPLTKGPPTKRYPLRVYFLAYEHISPNYPNEELVKDALLNQLTRLMQFQEGNLTEDDFFSIISSLLKHRIVDHTAYLLYDSFLRSRGGLLQMRSEVKCDMKSDKKCEVKSDKKPEVKPAMKYVFLLLKRILEEMSGGNLLNICTPASPSQVGADSPLLSIITTSSELILHDKQYNENFPFFKEILHVYLEKYPYFGEIIPQFNLFLFAYFNNVVCTMEHLSEHELCRLVYHMASFYYTINKFSRDGLGVCGVETKNNSSCIMVANEWGEKKEVKIGDGSIGSSHRLIPSPPHNGAKTDGASHVNSQEDTTHHSGNDKMISYNEQDMGKKLLQQINCLLDALYTEELKRQARNDHMKLSLSNIIQVFVSLKNVKLRHTDLMRVLSERCISIMFSQRRTIKLELQIRFLNSVVFLDYLNAVDEAFLRLAPYHTRVANNTSLQLGHILYAHFQQLPRQAIYTPNISTYLLNFVSILDYLPFEHQRRGSRKAAFWVCELLQIFSRKAVGRSTSISTQSSKNHGCYSPSMTNLDKRNVLLLLSLLHLGKYSHVNISTFPLTFLQQFYSHFVLSEFAHLRVSSTVRSSSTHQSIHKIFETYLRKEFPRYDIYNEEEVLLFKVDLVIRARRHSDVPTCVC; translated from the coding sequence ATGAGAAGAAACACGCAGGGTAGCATAAGCGACACTGTTTTTCAAATACTCTCCATAATTAACCAACACccgaaaaacaaaaacgtgtacataaataaaaaaattttaatttccttccacacattgttaataaaaaaaaaataccatttGACCATTTCCAAGGGGGGCATATGCAACGATCTTCACCCAACCATCTTTCATTACATCCACTACAATGCCAGTCTGCACTTAAAGCATTATCAATTAAGTAACGTCAGCGAGTTGCTTCGTGGCTTGTCTAAGTACTTGCACAGGGTGAACCCTAGTGAAAGCACTAAACAGTtagttgaaaatattttttattttcacttcttttcccactttaattatttttattatattcgAAGAAGGGGGAGTCTCGATTCGTTTGGTGGGGACCATGAAGGGGGTGCATTATTCCCCAAGAAGAGTGGGCGCATCTACGAAAGGGAGGAGTTTCCGCCGGGAGGGCACAAAAAGGGTGAGAATTTTCCCAAAAAGGGTATTCACACTGAGGGTTATTGCCACCCCGGGGAGAGGAACCCTTCTGACGGAATAGCACTCCAGGTGGGGACCCCTCCAAATGGGAGACTCACCGAATGTCCACTTAAACCAAGTAGCCGATGTGGTCATCCTACTCAGAGGGACCAAGTCACCTTTGGGCACCTCAACAGTTACGTCGTTTTTCTGAGCAACCATCCGATGTACGCCTCGGAGAAGGTCCTACACACCATTTCGTTACTCGCGAATAAAGTTATCCAAGGAGATATAAGCCCCCAATTGgcactctcctttttgtcctCAAGCATGAACATCTTTGATAAACAGAAGGGGGACAGGCGGAAGATCCTCCTGCACAGAAAAGTGAACTACGACATATTGTACGCTATCATGAGGGAGTGGAACGAGCAAGTGGGGGGAGTAGCCCCAGGGGAAGTAGTCCCAGGAGGAGTAGCCCAGAAGGGGGAGCAACGCAGGAGGGTCCACCCCACAAGTACCCACATGAACGATGCAGAGAAGAGCGCCCCTCCACTCTTCGTGCCAAACTTGTGGACCTACTCACATATAATCAatgttttgaaaattttgaaattgaagaatttcctttcttccaaattttccttttcgggGGACGCGGAAGACTGTCTAGTGCAGCTCTTCAACGGAGCGATGAGTCTTTTGGGCAGGTTCTTCACTCATGGTTCCTCTCCCGACATGACGGGCGAAGAAGTATGTGCCTCTCCCGATATGTTGTGGGCAGAAGTATGTGCCTCTCCCGATATGACGTGGGAAGAAGTATGTGCCCCTCATTGGAGCACGGCCCCCACGCAGAACGAGCTCAACAGCATTGCAACGATCTACGTCAACATGGCAATCCTCCTCAGcgaagtaaaaaattcttgCACCCTCCGTTCGTCTCTTATGCCCATACTGAACAGCTGCTACAGCATTGTGCGCACCTACTACCCCATGCTGCACGAAAATATGATCATAAATCTGATCAGGGGAATGTACTACCAGATGGCAGCATACTCGGAGATGAGTTCGTTTAGAAGTTGTTTCTATGAAATGGAGGgagtggaggaggaaaaagacgACCCCCCCTATGGGAACTACCCCTGTGGGAACGACCGCTCAAGGAACGACCGCTCAAGGAATGGAGAAGCACCACTCGTGGTGCCTAAAGAGGTGTTACACCTCCTTGGGGAGGTAACTAACTGTATGCTATTTCCAagcagagaagaaaaaaggctaCCCACGAACAAACTGATAATAGTGCTGCATTACCTGCATAAAGTGAACAACATTTGCCTTCCCTTCACCAACAACGACATGCTGAAAGGACGCATTTTAAAACTTTTGCACGAAATTGGGAAGCAAATTaaaagagaagaagcaaCTGTGTCGAAGCaccatttattaatattgcTCAACATAGAGTTGTCTCAGCGAGGTGGCCAACTGAATGTCCCCCTCCTCCACGCATGTCTTAGCCGTCTGAAAAATGGCACGTCCGACCTCTTTCAGAACGAAGCGGAgatcattttatttctctactttttgaagaaatttcGGGAGGCAACGAAGATTTATGTTGACTACAGTCAAAGTGAAAACCCTAGCCAACAAGGTGGCACGTTCCTCTTTTCCAGAGAGGAGACCCCTAACAGGCGCATTAGTCTAGATGAGGTCAACAAAATGGTCACCCAGTTGGCGGATAAAGTTACTCGTGTGGTTTTCTTCCCCTGGGAcggcacaaaaatgggccCCACCAGGGTGCCCAGCTTGGCCAACTCCGGCAGTTCGCCCAGTTCGCCCTGCTCGCCCAGCCGGTTTAACCAGACACCCCTCACAAAGGGCCCCCCCACAAAAAGGTACCCCCTCAGAGTGTACTTCCTGGCGTATGAACATATCTCCCCAAATTACCCAAATGAGGAACTCGTAAAGGATGCTTTACTGAACCAGTTAACGCGACTCATGCAGTTTCAAGAGGGGAATCTAACCGAGGATGATTTCTTCTCCATTATATCCTCCCTGTTGAAGCACCGAATTGTGGACCATACTGCTTACTTGCTATATGACTCTTTTTTGCGGTCACGCGGGGGGCTCCTCCAGATGAGGTCTGAAGTGAAGTGTGATATGAAGTCTGATAAGAAGTGTGAAGTGAAATCTGATAAGAAGCCTGAAGTGAAGCCTGCCATGAAGTACGTCTTCTTACTGCTGAAGCGCATTTTGGAGGAAATGTCCGGGGGGAACTTACTCAACATATGCACTCCCGCTTCGCCATCCCAAGTTGGTGCAGACTCCCCACTGTTATCCATCATAACCACGTCAAGCGAGCTCATCCTGCATGATAAACAGTACAATgaaaatttcccctttttcaaagAGATCTTACACGTCTATCTGGAGAAGTACCCATATTTTGGAGAGATCATCCCCCAATTTaatctcttcctttttgcctaCTTCAACAACGTTGTATGTACAATGGAACACTTAAGTGAACATGAGCTCTGCAGACTGGTATACCACATGGCTAGCTTTTACTACacaattaataaattttcacGTGATGGGTTAGGTGTATGCGGGGTagagacaaaaaataactcaaGTTGCATCATGGTTGCAAATgagtggggggaaaaaaaagaggtaaaaaTTGGGGACGGCTCCATCGGTTCGTCACACCGCCTAATACCTTCGCCTCCCCACAACGGAGCGAAGACGGATGGTGCCTCCCATGTGAACAGTCAGGAGGATACCACCCACCACTCGGGGAATGACAAAATGATCAGTTACAACGAGCAGGACATGGGAAAGAAACTGCTCCAACAGATTAACTGCCTCTTGGATGCATTATACACGGAGGAACTAAAACGTCAGGCACGAAATGATCACATGAAATTATCACTCAGTAACATTATTCAAGTGTTTGTTTCTTTGAAGAATGTCAAACTGAGACACACCGACTTGATGCGTGTACTGTCGGAAAGGTGTATCTCCATCATGTTTTCCCAACGGAGGACCATAAAGCTAGAGCTGCAGATTCGATTCCTTAACAGCGTGGTATTTCTGGACTACCTAAATGCCGTCGATGAGGCCTTTCTACGCTTGGCTCCTTACCATACACGTGTAGCCAACAACACCTCCTTGCAACTGGGGCATATCCTCTATGCACATTTCCAGCAGCTGCCCAGACAAGCTATATACACGCCAAACATTTCGACGTACCTTCTCAACTTCGTCTCCATCCTGGATTATCTACCCTTCGAGCATCAGAGAAGAGGTAGTCGGAAAGCCGCATTTTGGGTTTGTGAACTCCTTCAAATATTCTCTCGTAAAGCAGTTGGACGTTCCACGAGCATCTCTACACAGAGTAGTAAAAACCATGGGTGTTACTCTCCCTCCATGACCAATCTTGACAAGCGAAACGTCCTTTTGCTCCTCAGCCTCCTACACCTGGGTAAGTACTCACATGTCAACATTTCGACATTTCCCCTGACGTTCTTGCAGCAGTTTTATAGCCATTTCGTTCTAAGCGAATTCGCTCACCTCCGTGTAAGTTCAACAGTGAGGTCCTCCTCCACCCATCAGAgtattcacaaaatttttgagACTTATCTACGGAAGGAATTCCCCCGCTATGATATTTACAACGAAGAGGAGGTACTCCTGTTCAAGGTGGACTTGGTGATCCGGGCGAGGCGGCACAGTGATGTGCCTACATGCGTGTGTTGA